The following are from one region of the Vitis riparia cultivar Riparia Gloire de Montpellier isolate 1030 chromosome 14, EGFV_Vit.rip_1.0, whole genome shotgun sequence genome:
- the LOC117930353 gene encoding putative pectinesterase/pectinesterase inhibitor 22, translating to MAFAYSANFFLILILLPSLEALSHGTSFNAQNQTLEPLPHASSFNAQNQTLEPLPHASSSKDQNQTLQALIIQACAKVENYSSCVSSIHNELESMGPRSPSSILTAALKTTLNEARIAVQMVTRFNALSSSYREQIAIEDCKELLDFSVSELAWSLLEMKSIRAGSTNVQSEGNLKAWLSAALSNQDTCLEGFEGTDRRIESFIRGSLKQVTQLISNVLAMYVQLHSLPFKPPRNSTEKSPSQDFPKWMTDGDKDLLLAHPNQMGVDTTVSLDGSGHYRSIAQAIYEAPSYSNRRYIIYVKKGVYRENIDMKKKKTKIMIVGDGIGATVVTGNRNFMQGWTTFRTATVAVSGKGFIARDITFRNTAGPKNFQGVALRVDSDQSAFYRCSMEGYQDTLYAHSLRQFYRECDIHGTIDFIFGNGAAVLQNCKIFTRKPLPLQKVTITAQGRKSPDQSTGFSIQDSYVYATQPTYLGRPWKQYSRTVFLNTYMSSLVQPRGWLEWNGNFALGTLYYGEYRNYGPGALLSGRVQWPGYHKIQDASVANFFTVGRFIDGLSWLPSTGVRFSAGLKN from the exons ATGGCCTTCGCCTATTCAGCcaatttctttcttattctaATCCTTTTACCTTCCCTTGAAGCCCTCTCCCATGGAACCTCCTTCAATGCCCAAAACCAAACCCTTGAACCTCTCCCCCATGCCTCCTCCTTCAATGCCCAAAACCAAACCCTTGAACCTCTCCCCCATGCCTCCTCCTCCAAAGACCAAAACCAGACCCTTCAAGCCCTGATCATACAAGCTTGCGCCAAAGTGGAGAATTACAGTTCATGTGTCTCCAGCATCCACAATGAGCTTGAAAGTATGGGGCCTCGCAGCCCCAGTTCCATCCTGACTGCCGCCCTCAAGACCACCCTCAATGAAGCCCGAATCGCCGTTCAAATGGTTACCAGGTTCAATGCTTTGTCAAGTAGTTATCGTGAACAAATAGCCATTGAAGACTGCAAGGAACTGCTTGATTTTTCAGTCTCAGAGCTGGCCTGGTCCTTGCTGGAGATGAAGAGTATTCGAGCTGGTTCGACGAATGTTCAATCTGAAGGAAACCTGAAGGCATGGTTGAGTGCTGCGCTGAGTAACCAAGACACATGCCTGGAAGGCTTTGAGGGCACGGACCGACGAATCGAGAGCTTCATCAGAGGAAGCCTGAAGCAAGTCACACAGCTCATCAGTAATGTTCTAGCCATGTATGTTCAACTCCATAGCTTGCCCTTTAAACCTCCCCGAAATAGTACCGAAAAAAGCCCAAGTCAGGACTTCCCAAAATGGATGACGGACGGGGATAAAGACCTTCTTCTTGCCCATCCAAACCAAATGGGGGTAGACACCACTGTATCGCTGGATGGCAGCGGTCATTACCGATCAATCGCGCAGGCCATTTATGAAGCTCCAAGCTATAGCAACAGGAGGTATATCATATACGTGAAGAAGGGAGTTTACAGGGAGAACATagatatgaagaagaaaaagaccaAGATCATGATTGTTGGGGATGGAATTGGAGCCACTGTGGTCACCGGAAACCGAAATTTCATGCAAGGATGGACCACTTTCAGAACTGCCACTGTTG CTGTGTCTGGGAAGGGATTCATAGCTAGAGACATAACCTTTAGGAACACGGCCGGACCAAAGAACTTTCAGGGTGTTGCGCTGCGCGTAGATTCTGATCAGTCCGCGTTCTACCGCTGCAGCATGGAGGGTTACCAGGACACCCTTTACGCCCACTCCCTCCGCCAATTCTACCGTGAATGTGACATCCATGGCACCATAGACTTCATATTTGGGAATGGTGCAGCAGTCCTCCAGAACTGCAAGATCTTCACCCGAAAACCATTGCCCCTACAGAAGGTCACAATCACCGCACAAGGCCGGAAAAGCCCGGACCAGAGCACTGGATTCTCCATCCAAGACAGCTATGTCTATGCCACTCAACCAACTTACCTGGGGAGGCCATGGAAGCAGTATTCAAGGACTGTTTTCTTGAATACTTACATGAGCAGCCTGGTCCAGCCCAGAGGATGGCTAGAATGGAATGGGAACTTTGCTTTAGGCACATTGTACTATGGTGAGTATAGGAATTATGGCCCCGGTGCACTGTTGTCTGGCCGCGTCCAATGGCCAGGTTATCATAAAATTCAGGATGCTTCGGTGGCTAACTTCTTCACTGTTGGGCGGTTCATTGATGGGCTTTCATGGCTGCCATCCACTGGCGTCAGATTCTCAGCAGGTTTGAAGAATTAA
- the LOC117930065 gene encoding putative pectinesterase/pectinesterase inhibitor 28 translates to MAQNYYNNDRGKKKKLAIIGFSSIFLVAMVIAVIASVNSSSNDSGNAQKQEISSSMKAIQAICQPTDYKDACVNSLTSKAGNTTDPKDLVQAAFASAMEQLSAAAKNSTLLQELNKDPRASQALQNCEDLVNYAIDDLKKSFNQVGDFDYSKMDNIIADIKIWLSAVITYQETCLDGFENTTGDAGEKMRQILKTSMELSSNGLAIVGEVSSILSNLQLANLNRRLLSDDPADPDNHIDDEFPYWSHSEGRKLLQANVSELKPNLTVAKDGSGDFKTINEAIRQLPKFSNQTFILYIKKGIYEEQVQINKTFTNLMMVGDGPTKTKITGSLNFVDGTPTFKTATVAVLGDGFIAKGIGFENSAGAAKHQAVALRVQSDRSIFYNCQMDGYQDTLYTHTKRQFYRDCTISGTIDFIFGDAAVIFQNCTFVVRKPLDNQQCIVTAQGRKERRQPSAIIIQNSTFTADPQYYPYRNELKSYLGRPWKEFSRTIIMESYIEDLIQPSGWLPWAGDFALRTCFYTEFRNRGPGAKTHDRVKWRGIKTIKPSHAIDFAPGRFLSGDRWIPSTGVPYNSGLFTLLSNVTTKSQGRI, encoded by the exons ATGGCTCAAAACTATTACAATAATGATAGAggtaagaagaagaaattggCCATTATTGGCTTTTCATCGATATTCCTGGTGGCCATGGTGATTGCCGTGATTGCTAGTGTTAACTCTAGCTCCAATGATTCCGGAAATGCCCAAAAACAAGAGATTTCTTCTTCAATGAAAGCTATCCAGGCCATTTGCCAACCCACTGATTATAAGGACGCTTGTGTAAACAGCCTCACGTCCAAGGCAGGCAATACAACTGACCCGAAAGACCTTGTTCAGGCAGCTTTTGCATCTGCCATGGAACAACTTTCTGCGGCTGCTAAGAACTCAACTCTCTTACAGGAGCTCAACAAGGACCCAAGAGCATCACAGGCCCTCCAGAACTGTGAGGACCTGGTGAATTACGCCATTGATGACCTCAAGAAATCATTTAACCAAGTGGGTGACTTTGATTACAGCAAGATGGATAATATAATTGCTGATATAAAGATTTGGCTCAGCGCTGTCATCACGTACCAAGAGACTTGCTTGGATGGCTTTGAAAACACAACAGGAGATGCTGGAGAGAAAATGAGGCAGATCTTGAAGACCTCCATGGAGCTGAGCAGCAATGGCCTGGCCATTGTCGGCGAAGTCTCCTCCATCCTTTCCAACTTACAGCTCGCTAACCTCAACCGACGCCTCCTTTCTGATGACCCTGCAGATCCTGATAATCACATAGATGATGAGTTCCCCTACTGGAGCCATTCTGAAGGCCGAAAACTCCTTCAAGCTAACGTTTCCGAGCTCAAACCTAACCTGACTGTGGCCAAGGATGGGAGCGGGGATTTCAAGACTATTAACGAAGCCATTCGGCAGCTTCCCAAGTTCAGCAACCAAACCTTCATATTGTACATCAAGAAAGGAATTTACGAAGAACAAGTGCAGATAAATAAGACCTTCACCAATCTAATGATGGTGGGCGATGGCCCAACTAAGACCAAGATCACCGGAAGCTTAAACTTCGTTGATGGAACACCCACCTTCAAAACCGCCACTGTTG CTGTGCTCGGAGATGGTTTCATCGCTAAGGGTATCGGTTTTGAGAATTCTGCAGGCGCAGCAAAGCATCAAGCTGTAGCGTTGCGGGTTCAATCTGATAGGTCAATCTTCTACAACTGTCAAATGGACGGCTACCAAGACACGCTCTACACGCACACCAAGCGCCAGTTCTACCGAGACTGCACCATCTCAGGCACTATCGATTTCATATTCGGTGATGCAGCTGTGATATTCCAAAACTGCACGTTCGTCGTAAGGAAGCCACTGGACAATCAGCAATGTATAGTAACCGCACAGGGAAGGAAGGAGAGGCGCCAGCCATCCGCCATTATCATCCAGAACTCGACCTTCACTGCAGACCCTCAGTACTATCCATACAGAAATGAACTCAAGTCATACCTTGGGAGGCCATGGAAGGAGTTCTCAAGGACTATTATCATGGAATCTTACATAGAAGATTTGATTCAGCCTTCTGGGTGGTTGCCATGGGCGGGGGATTTCGCTTTGAGGACATGCTTCTACACAGAGTTCAGAAATAGAGGCCCTGGTGCAAAGACACACGACCGGGTGAAATGGAGAGGAATCAAGACGATCAAACCATCCCACGCTATAGACTTTGCCCCGGGAAGATTCCTATCGGGTGATCGATGGATTCCTTCTACAGGAGTGCCCTACAACTCCGGTTTATTCACACTCCTTTCGAACGTGACTACTAAGTCTCAGGGTAGGATTTGA